Proteins found in one Roseimicrobium gellanilyticum genomic segment:
- a CDS encoding sigma-70 family RNA polymerase sigma factor produces the protein MMSVIPPDPFQPLVSRLLAGDPEAEAVFFPLVHRYMMGVSRKFIHITDADREDFVLEVIERAFSKLDRYSPRKGSFKTWLYIMARNLAYDKGRHLRDGHDVLHEAMTEEVLERVAESAHPPESDEPQVQRPQLAALSQMLEQMEPVHRRILLGISQGRSAKVVAEEVGLSHANVRKIYQRLRERLRIDLGSSSEPSPQ, from the coding sequence ATGATGAGTGTTATTCCCCCAGATCCATTTCAGCCTCTTGTCTCGAGGCTCCTTGCGGGTGATCCCGAGGCGGAGGCCGTTTTTTTTCCGTTGGTGCATCGGTATATGATGGGCGTATCGCGCAAGTTCATCCACATCACGGACGCGGATCGAGAAGATTTTGTGCTTGAGGTAATTGAGCGGGCGTTTTCGAAACTGGATCGCTACTCCCCGCGTAAGGGCAGTTTCAAGACTTGGCTCTACATCATGGCCAGGAATCTCGCTTATGACAAAGGTCGCCATTTGAGGGATGGCCATGATGTGTTGCATGAAGCGATGACTGAGGAAGTACTGGAGCGGGTCGCAGAAAGTGCCCACCCACCCGAGTCTGATGAGCCTCAGGTTCAACGTCCCCAGCTTGCTGCCTTGTCACAAATGCTCGAGCAAATGGAGCCCGTGCACCGTCGGATTTTGCTGGGCATCAGCCAAGGGCGATCCGCGAAGGTGGTGGCTGAGGAGGTGGGGCTGTCACATGCCAACGTAAGAAAGATCTATCAGCGGCTCAGAGAGCGGCTGCGCATTGACTTGGGCTCATCCTCTGAACCGTCGCCCCAATAG
- a CDS encoding YciI family protein, with the protein MRYLMLINIHTARWAQLSSEEKNQIHADCGVWHEELVRAGKSVDGVALQPPSTATTLREVNGKVSITDGPFAETKEVLGGFATLECVDLDEALAIAKRFPGLRVGTALEVRPLMTGPCVD; encoded by the coding sequence ATGCGATACTTGATGCTCATCAACATTCACACCGCCCGCTGGGCGCAGCTTTCCAGCGAGGAAAAGAATCAGATCCACGCCGACTGCGGGGTCTGGCATGAGGAACTCGTCCGTGCTGGGAAGTCCGTCGACGGTGTGGCACTCCAGCCACCTTCCACCGCCACGACATTGCGGGAGGTGAATGGAAAAGTGTCCATCACTGATGGACCCTTTGCCGAGACCAAGGAGGTGCTCGGTGGATTCGCGACCCTGGAGTGCGTGGACCTCGATGAAGCCCTGGCCATTGCGAAGCGCTTTCCCGGGTTGCGAGTCGGCACAGCCCTGGAGGTGCGGCCACTCATGACCGGTCCTTGTGTGGACTGA
- a CDS encoding sialate O-acetylesterase, translated as MMRISRSRFLSSLLSCSLLTCLTSFAADPAPPASITLPKKESLHLYLLIGQSNMAGRGVVEAVDKKPHERVVMFTKEQKWAPALDPLHFDKPIAGVGLGSTFGRVMADANPGVTIGLVPCAVGGTPLERWQQDKDLYKAALVRIKAAMKDGTLKGILWHQGESDSGDLEKSKTYATRLAAMVEAWRKDLDAPNVPFVAGELGDFLAETSKDGKPVHWKLVNEQIAQIPTLVKNAAVVDSSGLKHKGDVVHFDSASLRELGKRYAKAMQELQAGRSK; from the coding sequence TCACGTCGTTTGCGGCGGACCCCGCGCCACCTGCGAGCATCACCCTGCCGAAGAAGGAATCGCTCCATCTCTACCTGCTCATTGGCCAATCAAACATGGCAGGCCGTGGCGTGGTGGAGGCTGTGGACAAGAAGCCGCATGAGCGTGTGGTGATGTTCACCAAGGAACAGAAGTGGGCGCCGGCGCTCGACCCGCTGCACTTTGACAAGCCCATCGCTGGCGTGGGTCTCGGCTCCACCTTTGGCCGCGTGATGGCGGATGCGAATCCCGGAGTGACCATCGGCCTCGTGCCGTGCGCCGTGGGCGGCACACCGCTGGAACGCTGGCAGCAGGACAAGGATCTGTACAAAGCGGCGCTGGTGCGCATCAAGGCTGCGATGAAGGATGGCACGCTCAAAGGCATCCTCTGGCACCAAGGCGAGAGTGACTCCGGGGATCTGGAGAAATCAAAGACCTACGCCACTCGACTGGCTGCCATGGTGGAAGCATGGCGCAAGGATTTGGACGCTCCGAATGTCCCCTTCGTGGCAGGCGAGTTGGGTGATTTCCTTGCGGAAACCTCGAAGGACGGGAAGCCGGTGCACTGGAAACTGGTGAATGAACAAATCGCCCAGATTCCCACCCTGGTGAAAAACGCAGCGGTAGTCGACTCATCCGGGTTGAAGCACAAAGGAGATGTAGTGCACTTCGATTCCGCCTCGCTGCGTGAACTGGGCAAGCGCTACGCGAAGGCCATGCAGGAGCTGCAGGCTGGCAGAAGCAAATAA